CGTAAGGTAATAGGTTGGATGATACCGATTTCCGCAATGGAATCAGCCAGTTCCTGCAATGCTGTTTCGTCAAACTCACGGCGGGGCTGGTTAGGATTGACAGTAATCTTTGCCAGCTCTATTTCATTAATGGAAGAAGACCCTTCGGTTTTCACATCATCCATTGAGAGCAAGGCGTCTAGACCGCGTCCTAATGCATTCCTTTTTTGTGTTGCCATATCTTCTTCTTTATATTTATTTATTTCGGTTGATAATTTCTTTAGCAAGAGCCAGGTGGTTTTTGGCACCGGTAGATTCCGCATCGTATAGGATAGTCGGGACACCGTAGCTGGGAGCCTCGCTTAATTTCACATTTCGTTGAATAACGGTGTTGAATACCAGTTCTTGGAAATGACGTTTCACTTCGTCGTAAATCTGATTGGCCTGACGCAGACGAGAGTCATACATTGTCAGCAAGAAACCTTCGATTTCTAAGGCCGGATTCAGTTTTGACTTGATAATTTTGATGGTATTCAACAATTTGCTGATACCTTCAAGAGCAAAATATTCAGCTTGAACGGGGATAATCACAGAGTCGGCTGCCGTCAAAGCATTGATCGTGATTAGACCTAATGAAGGAGAGCAGTCTATCAGAATATAGTCATATTCTTTCTTCAAAGGTGTGAGTACTTCTTTTAGTATCTTTTCTCGGTTTGGGAGGTTTAGCATTTCAATCTCTGCCCCTACAAGATTGATATGCGAAGAGATCACTTTCAAAGAATCAATCTCCGTGTCAAGGATAGCGTCCTGTACGTTGGCTCTGTCAATAATACATTCATAGATAGTGCATTCCGACTGCTTGATGTCTACTCCCAGACCGGAAGAGGCATTAGCTTGCGGGTCGGCATCTACCACGAGTACCTTTTTTTCCAGTGTAGCAAGTGAAGCTGCGAGATTAATCGTAGTCGTTGTTTTCCCTACACCGCCTTTTTGATTGGCCAAAGCAATAATTTTTCCCATATTCTCTAAATTTATTGGCAGCGAAATAAGTGATAAATCCTTAGAGCGCCTACGAAAAAAGAGAAACTTTGCAATTTCTGTTGATAAGTCGCCTGTTTTGTTAATAACTGTCGGACGAAACGGTTACAAAACTTCGACAGGTTCATCATCTACTTTCTCTTTATGAGCTTGCAAATATACATATTTATATTGGATATTTATTTCTTTTTTTGCTCGCTTGCAGAAGATTAAGATTTGTAAACGGGTAGGAGTGGGGATGAAAGAGACTTTTCGATCTGATGTGGGGAGGTGTTTGGCGGTACGGCTTCTTTTTGTTACTTTTGTGCGAATATAAAAAAGGAAAGGATTGAATATATGGAAAAAGAGAAGCCGTTGATACTTGTTTCGAATGACGATGGCGTGATGGCTAAAGGTATTAATGAACTGGTGAAGTTTCTTCGCCCTTTGGGAGATATCATAGTGATGGCACCTGATGCCCCGCGTTCCGGTAGTGGTTGTGCGCTGACGGTGACGCAGCCGGTTCATTACCAGTTAGTAAAGAAAGAAGTGGGTTTGACTGTTTATAAATGTTCGGGAACACCGACTGATTGCATCAAATTGGCACGAAATACAGTGCTCGACCGGACTCCGGACCTGGTAGTCGGCGGTATCAATCATGGAGATAACTCTGCCACTAACGTACATTATTCCGGTACGATGGGAGTGGTGTTTGAGGGGTGTTTGAATGGAATTCCTTCTATTGGCTTCTCCTTGTGCAATCATGCACCCGATGCTGATTTTGAAGCTGCCGGACCTTATGTCCGCAGTATCGCTTCCATGGTCTTGGAAAAAGGACTTCCTCCTTTGACTTGTCTGAATGTAAACTTTCCCGATACAGCTGATATAAAAGGAGTGAAAATCTGTGAACAGGCGAAAGGAGGTTGGACGAATGAATGGGCAGCCTGTCCTCGTCTGAATGATCCCAACTATTTCTGGCTGACCGGTGAATTTACCGATCACGAACCTGAAAACGAGAAGAATGATCATTGGGCTTTGGCAAATGGCTATGTTGCTATCACCCCGACCACGGTTGACGTAACGGCTTATCACTTTATAGACGAACTTAATCAATGGTTTAATTAGTTGATAACTGTCAGTTATCAACTATCAGCTATCAACTATTATGAAGTATTATCTGATTGTCGGCGAAGCTTCCGGCGACTTGCACGCTTCCCATCTGATGGCTGCCTTAAAGGCAGAAGACCCGCAGGCTAATTTCCGTTTTTTCGGAGGTGACTTGATGGCGGCAGTCGGAGGAACGATGGTGAAGCATTATAAGGAGTTGGCATACATGGGATTTATCCCTGTATTACTTCATCTGCACACTATCTTTGCAAATATGAAGCGTTGCAAAGAAGACATTGTTTCTTGGAAGCCGGACGTTGTTATTCTGGTAGATTATCCGGGATTCAATCTTGATATTGCTAAGTTTGTCCATGCAAAGACACAGATACCGGTTTA
The Bacteroides luhongzhouii DNA segment above includes these coding regions:
- a CDS encoding ParA family protein, whose translation is MGKIIALANQKGGVGKTTTTINLAASLATLEKKVLVVDADPQANASSGLGVDIKQSECTIYECIIDRANVQDAILDTEIDSLKVISSHINLVGAEIEMLNLPNREKILKEVLTPLKKEYDYILIDCSPSLGLITINALTAADSVIIPVQAEYFALEGISKLLNTIKIIKSKLNPALEIEGFLLTMYDSRLRQANQIYDEVKRHFQELVFNTVIQRNVKLSEAPSYGVPTILYDAESTGAKNHLALAKEIINRNK
- the surE gene encoding 5'/3'-nucleotidase SurE; translation: MEKEKPLILVSNDDGVMAKGINELVKFLRPLGDIIVMAPDAPRSGSGCALTVTQPVHYQLVKKEVGLTVYKCSGTPTDCIKLARNTVLDRTPDLVVGGINHGDNSATNVHYSGTMGVVFEGCLNGIPSIGFSLCNHAPDADFEAAGPYVRSIASMVLEKGLPPLTCLNVNFPDTADIKGVKICEQAKGGWTNEWAACPRLNDPNYFWLTGEFTDHEPENEKNDHWALANGYVAITPTTVDVTAYHFIDELNQWFN